The Odocoileus virginianus isolate 20LAN1187 ecotype Illinois chromosome 30, Ovbor_1.2, whole genome shotgun sequence genome window below encodes:
- the ADGRB2 gene encoding adhesion G protein-coupled receptor B2 isoform X2 translates to MTPACPLLLSVILSLRLAAAFDPAPSACSALASGVLYGAFSLQDLFPTIASGCSWTLENPDPTKYSLYLRFNRQEQVCTHFAPRLLPLDHYLVNFTCLRPSPEEAEAQAGSELGRPEEEEKEEEEAAGLELCGGSGPFTFLHFDKNFVQLCLSAEPSEAPRLLAPAALAFRFVEVLLINNNNSSQFTCGVLCRWSEECSRAAGRACGFAQPGCSCPGEAGAGPAATTTPPGPPAAHTLSNALVPGGPAPPAEADLHSGSSNDLFTTEMRYGEEPEEEPKVKTQWPRSADEPGLYMAQTGDPAAEEWSPWSVCSLTCGQGLQVRTRSCVSSPYGTLCSGPLRETRPCNNSATCPVHGVWEEWGSWSLCSRSCGRGSRSRMRTCVPPQHGGKACEGPELQTKLCSMAACPVEGQWLEWGPWGPCSTSCANGTQQRSRKCSVAGPAWATCAGALTDTRECGNLECPATDGKWGPWNAWSLCSKTCDTGWQRRFRMCQATGAQGYPCEGTGEEVKPCSEKRCPAFHEMCRDEYVMLMTWKKAAAGEIIYNKCPPNASGSASRRCLLSAQGVAYWGLPSFARCISHEYRYLYLSLREHLAKGQRMLAGEGMSQVVRSLQELLARRTYYSGDLLFSVDILRNVTDTFKRATYVPSADDVQRFFQVVSFMVDAENKDKWDDAQQVSPGSVHLLRVVEDFIHLVGDALKAFQSSLIVTDNLVISIQREPVSAVSSDITFPMRGRRGMKDWVRYSEDRLFLPKEVLSLSSPGKPAASGAAGSLGRGRGPGTVPPGPGHSHQRLLPADPEDSSSYFVIGAVLYRTLGLILPPPRPPLAVTSRVMTVTVRPPTQPLAEPLITVELSYIINGTTDPHCASWDYSRADASSGDWDTESCQTLETQAAHTRCQCQRLSTFAVLAQPPKDLTLELAGSPSVPLVIGCAVSCMALLTLLAIYAAFWRFIKSERSIILLNFCLSILASNILILVGQSRVLSKGVCTMTAAFLHFFFLSSFCWVLTEAWQSYLAVIGRMRTRLVRKRFLCLGWGLPALVVAVSVGFTRTKGYGTSSYCWLSLEGGLLYAFVGPAAVIVLVNMLIGIIVFNKLMARDGISDKSKKQRAGSERCPWASLLLPCSACGAVPSPLLSSASARNAMASLWSSCVVLPLLALTWMSAVLAMTDRRSVLFQALFAVFNSAQGFVITAVHCFLRREVQDVVKCQMGVCRADESEDSPDSCKNGQLQILSDFEKDVDLACQTVLFKEVNTCNPSTITGTLSRLSLDEDEEPKSCLVGPEGSLSFSPLPGNILVPMAASPGLGEPPPPQEANPVYMCGEGGLRQLDLTWLRPTEPGSEGDYMVLPRRTLSLQPGGGGGGAEDPPRARPEGTPRRASKSLGHTEAYPSFLSVEHSGLGLGPAYGSLQNPYGMTFQPPPPTPSARQVPEPGERSRTMPRTVPGSTMKLGSLERKKLRYSDLDFEVMHTRKRHSELYHELNQKFHTFDRYRSQSTAKEKPSPGERPGLSQQRRHQSWSTFKSMTLGSLPPKPRERLALHRAAAWEPTEPPDGDFQTEV, encoded by the exons ATGACCCCAGCCTGTCCCCTCTTACTATCTGTGATTCTGTCCCTGCGCCTGGCCGCCGCCTTCGACCCCGCCCCCAGTGCCTGCTCCGCCCTGGCCTCAGGGGTGCTCTACGGGGCCTTCTCACTGCAGGACCTCTTCCCCACCATCGCCTCGGGCTGCTCCTGGACCCTGGAGAACCCAGACCCGACCAAGTACTCCCTCTACCTGCGCTTCAACCGCCAGGAGCAGGTGTGCACCCACTTTGCCCCTCGCCTGCTGCCCCTGGACCACTACCTGGTCAACTTTACCTGCCTGCGGCCCAGCCCCGAGGAGGCAGAGGCCCAGGCGGGGTCGGAGCTGGGGCGGcccgaggaggaggagaaggaggaggaggaagccgcGGGGTTGGAGCTCTGCGGTGGCTCCGGCCCCTTCACCTTCCTGCACTTCGACAAGAACTTCGTGCAGCTGTGCCTGTCGGCCGAGCCCTCCGAGGCCCCGCGCCTGCTGGCGCCCGCGGCCCTGGCCTTCCGCTTCGTCGAGGTCTTGctcatcaacaacaacaactccaGCCAGTTCACCTGCGGGGTCCTCTGCCGCTGGAGTGAGGAGTGCAGCCGCGCGGCCGGCAGGGCCTGTGGCTTCGCCCAACCAGGCTGCAGCTGCCCCGGTGAGGCAGGGGCCGGCCCCGCCGCCACCACCACGCCTCCGGGTCCTCCTGCTGCCCACACCCTGTCCAATGCCCTGGTGCCCGGGGGCCCCGCCCCACCTGCCGAGGCTGATTTGCACTCGGGGAGCAGCAATGACTTGTTCACCACGGAGATGAGATATG GTGAGGAGCCGGAAGAGGAACCGAAGGTGAAAACCCAGTGGCCAAGGTCTGCAGATGAGCCTGGGCTGTACATGGCGCAGACAG GCGACCCGGCAGCTGAGGAGTGGTCCCCGTGGAGCGTGTGTTCCCTGACGTGTGGGCAGGGCCTGCAGGTGCGGACCCGCTCCTGCGTGTCCTCCCCCTATGGGACCCTGTGCAGCGGGCCCCTGCGGGAGACCCGGCCCTGCAACAATTCAGCCACCTGCCCAG TGCACGGCGTGTGGGAGGAGTGGGggtcctggagcctgtgctcccgcAGCTGCGGGCGGGGGTCCCGGAGCCGGATGCGGACCTGCGTGCCCCCCCAGCACGGCGGCAAGGCCTGCGAGGGTCCCGAGCTGCAGACTAAGCTCTGCAGTATGGCCGCTTGCCCGG TGGAAGGCCAGTGGCTAGAATGGGGTCCCTGGGGCCCATGTTCCACGTCTTGTGCCAACGGGACCCAGCAGCGCAGCCGGAAGTGCAGCGTGGCGGGCCCAGCATGGGCCACATGTGCCGGGGCCCTCACTGACACCCGGGAGTGCGGCAACCTTGAGTGCCCGG CCACAGATGGCAAGTGGGGGCCGTGGAACGCGTGGAGCCTGTGTTCCAAGACATGTGACACAGGCTGGCAGCGCCGTTTCCGCATGTGCCAGGCCACGGGCGCTCAGGGCTATCCCTGCGAGGGCACTGGCGAGGAGGTGAAGCCCTGCAGCGAGAAGAGGTGTCCAG CCTTCCATGAGATGTGCAGGGACGAGTACGTGATGCTGATGACGTGGAAAAAGGCGGCCGCTGGCGAGATCATCTACAACAAGTGCCCCCCCAATGCCTCAG GGTCTGCCAGCCGCCGCTGTCTCCTCAGTGCCCAGGGTGTGGCCTACTGGGGGCTGCCCAGCTTTGCCCGCTGCATCTCCCACGAGTACCGCTACCTGTATCTGTCA CTTCGGGAGCACCTGGCCAAGGGGCAGCGCATGCTGGCGGGCGAGGGCATGTCTCAGGTGGTGCGCAGCCTGCAGGAGCTCCTGGCCCGGCGCACCTACTACAGCGGGGACCTGCTTTTCTCTGTGGACATTCTGAGGAACGTCACTGACACCTTCAAGAGAGCCACCTACGTGCCCTCGGCTGATGACGTGCAG CGCTTCTTCCAGGTGGTGAGCTTCATGGTAGATGCAGAGAACAAGGACAAGTGGGATGACGCTCAGCAG GTGTCTCCGGGCTCTGTGCACCTGCTCCGGGTCGTGGAAGACTTCATTCACCTGGTGGGCGATGCTCTCAAGGCCTTCCAGAGCTCTCTGATTGTCACAGATAACCTGG TGATCAGCATTCAGCGAGAGCCCGTCTCCGCTGTTTCCAGTGACATCACGTTCCCCATGCGGGGCCGCCGGGGCATGAAGGACTGGGTGCGGTACTCAGAGGACCGCCTCTTCCTACCCAAGGAGGtgctcagcctctcctccccaggGAAGCCGGCTGCATCTGGGGCAGCAGGCAGcctgggcagagggagaggccCAGGAACCGTGCCCCCTGGCCCCGGCCACTCCCACCAGCGCCTCCTCCCGGCAGACCCCGAGGATTCCTCCTCCTACTTTGTGATTGGTGCTGTGCTTTACCGCACCCTGGGCCTCATCCTGCCACCTCCCAG GCCCCCGCTGGCTGTCACATCCAGGGTGATGACAGTGACCGTGAGGCCTCCCACCCAGCCACTAGCTGAGCCCCTCATCACAGTGGAGCTCTCCTACATCATCAAT GGCACCACGGATCCCCACTGTGCCAGCTGGGACTACTCCAGAGC AGATGCCAGCTCAGGGGACTGGGACACCGAGAGCTGTCAGACGCTGGAGACGCAGGCAGCCCACACCCGCTGCCAGTGCCAGCGCCTGTCCACCTTCGCCGTGCTGGCCCAGCCGCCCAAGGACCTG ACCCTGGAGCTGGCGGGGTCCCCCTCGGTCCCCCTTGTGATCGGCTGTGCTGTGTCCTGCATGGCACTGCTCACCCTGCTTGCCATCTACGCCGCCTTCTGGAG GTTCATAAAGTCGGAACGCTCCATCATCTTGCTGAACTTCTGCCTGTCCATCCTGGCGTCCAACATCCTGATCCTTGTGGGCCAGTCGCGGGTGCTGAGCAAG GGTGTGTGCACCATGACCGCTGCCTTCCTGCACTTCTTCTTTCTGTCGTCCTTCTGCTGGGTGCTCACTGAGGCCTGGCAGTCCTACCTGGCTGTCATTGGGCGGATGCGCACCCGCCTTGTCCGCAAGCGCTTCCTCTGCCTGGGCTGGG GTCTGCCTGCCCTGGTGGTGGCCGTGTCCGTCGGCTTTACCCGCACCAAAGGATACGGTACATCCAGCTA CTGCTGGCTCTCTCTGGAGGGTGGCCTGCTTTATGCCTTCGTGGGCCCGGCAGCTGTCATTGTCCTG GTGAATATGCTCATCGGAATCATCGTCTTCAACAAGCTCATGGCTCGTGATGGCATCTCAGACAAGTCCAAGAAGCAGAGGGCCGG GTCGGAGCGGTGCCCCTGGGCCAGCCTGCTCCTCCCCTGCTCAGCGTGTGGAGCggtccccagccccctgctcaGCTCAGCCTCGGCCAGGAACGCCAT GGCCTCGCTCTGGAGCTCCTGCGTGGTGCTGCCCCTGCTGGCGCTCACCTGGATGTCCGCTGTCCTGGCCATGACAGACCGCCGCTCCGTCCTCTTCCAGGCCCTGTTCGCGGTCTTCAACTCTGCGCAGGGCTTTGTCATCACGGCCGTCCACTGCTTCCTGCGCCGAGAG GTCCAGGACGTGGTGAAGTGCCAGATGGGCGTGTGCCGGGCCGATGAGAGTGAAGACTCCCCCGACTCGTGTAAGAACGGGCAGCTGCAGATCCTG TCAGACTTTGAAAAAGATGTGGATCTGGCTTGTCAGACAG TGCTGTTCAAGGAGGTCAACACTTGCAACCCATCCACCATCACGGGCACGCTGTCCCGCTTGTCTCTGGACGAGGACGAGGAGCCCAAGTCCTGCCTCGTGGGCCCTGAGGGCAGCCTCAGCTTCTCACCACTGCCTGGCAACATCCTGGTGCCCATGGCAGCCTcgccagggctgggggagccacCGCCCCCCCAGGAGGCCAACCCCGTGTACATGTGTGGTGAGGGTGGCCTGCGGCAGCTGGACCTCACGTGGCTGCGGCCGACCGAGCCGGGCTCCGAGGGGGACTACATGGTGCTGCCCCGGAGGACTCTGAGCCTGCAGCCTGGCGGCGGGGGTGGAGGTGCCGAGGATCCCCCGCGGGCCCGGCCTGAGGGCACGCCCCGGCGGGCCTCCAAGTCCCTGGGCCACACCGAAGCCTACCCCAGCTTCCTCTCTGTGGAACACTcgggcctggggctgggccctGCCTATGGGTCTCTACAGAACCCCTACGGGATGACCTTCCAACCGCCGCCACCAACACCCAGCGCCCGCCAGGTGCCGGAGCCGGGGGAGCGCAGCCGGACCATGCCCCGAACTGTACCCGGCTCCACCATGAAGCTGGGCTCCCTGGAG CGAAAGAAGTTACGGTATTCAGACCTGGACTTTGAG GTGATGCACACCCGGAAACGACACTCGGAACTCTACCACGAGCTCAACCAGAAGTTCCACACTTTCGACCGCTACCGCAGCCAGTCCACGGCCAAG GAGAAGCCCAGTCCAGGGGAGCGTCCTGGCTTGTCCCAACAGCGGCGACATCAGAGCTGGAGCACCTTCAAGTCTATGACGCTGGGCTCGCTGCCCCCCAAGCCCCGAGAGCGGCTGGCCCTGCACCGGGCAGCAGCCTGGGAACCCACAGAACCACCGGATGGCGACTTCCAGACGGAGGTGTGA
- the ADGRB2 gene encoding adhesion G protein-coupled receptor B2 isoform X3, translating to MTPACPLLLSVILSLRLAAAFDPAPSACSALASGVLYGAFSLQDLFPTIASGCSWTLENPDPTKYSLYLRFNRQEQVCTHFAPRLLPLDHYLVNFTCLRPSPEEAEAQAGSELGRPEEEEKEEEEAAGLELCGGSGPFTFLHFDKNFVQLCLSAEPSEAPRLLAPAALAFRFVEVLLINNNNSSQFTCGVLCRWSEECSRAAGRACGFAQPGCSCPGEAGAGPAATTTPPGPPAAHTLSNALVPGGPAPPAEADLHSGSSNDLFTTEMRYGEEPEEEPKVKTQWPRSADEPGLYMAQTGDPAAEEWSPWSVCSLTCGQGLQVRTRSCVSSPYGTLCSGPLRETRPCNNSATCPVHGVWEEWGSWSLCSRSCGRGSRSRMRTCVPPQHGGKACEGPELQTKLCSMAACPVEGQWLEWGPWGPCSTSCANGTQQRSRKCSVAGPAWATCAGALTDTRECGNLECPATDGKWGPWNAWSLCSKTCDTGWQRRFRMCQATGAQGYPCEGTGEEVKPCSEKRCPAFHEMCRDEYVMLMTWKKAAAGEIIYNKCPPNASGSASRRCLLSAQGVAYWGLPSFARCISHEYRYLYLSLREHLAKGQRMLAGEGMSQVVRSLQELLARRTYYSGDLLFSVDILRNVTDTFKRATYVPSADDVQRFFQVVSFMVDAENKDKWDDAQQVSPGSVHLLRVVEDFIHLVGDALKAFQSSLIVTDNLVISIQREPVSAVSSDITFPMRGRRGMKDWVRYSEDRLFLPKEVLSLSSPGKPAASGAAGSLGRGRGPGTVPPGPGHSHQRLLPADPEDSSSYFVIGAVLYRTLGLILPPPRPPLAVTSRVMTVTVRPPTQPLAEPLITVELSYIINGTTDPHCASWDYSRADASSGDWDTESCQTLETQAAHTRCQCQRLSTFAVLAQPPKDLTLELAGSPSVPLVIGCAVSCMALLTLLAIYAAFWRFIKSERSIILLNFCLSILASNILILVGQSRVLSKGVCTMTAAFLHFFFLSSFCWVLTEAWQSYLAVIGRMRTRLVRKRFLCLGWGLPALVVAVSVGFTRTKGYGTSSYCWLSLEGGLLYAFVGPAAVIVLVNMLIGIIVFNKLMARDGISDKSKKQRAGASLWSSCVVLPLLALTWMSAVLAMTDRRSVLFQALFAVFNSAQGFVITAVHCFLRREVQDVVKCQMGVCRADESEDSPDSCKNGQLQILSDFEKDVDLACQTVLFKEVNTCNPSTITGTLSRLSLDEDEEPKSCLVGPEGSLSFSPLPGNILVPMAASPGLGEPPPPQEANPVYMCGEGGLRQLDLTWLRPTEPGSEGDYMVLPRRTLSLQPGGGGGGAEDPPRARPEGTPRRASKSLGHTEAYPSFLSVEHSGLGLGPAYGSLQNPYGMTFQPPPPTPSARQVPEPGERSRTMPRTVPGSTMKLGSLERKKLRYSDLDFEKVMHTRKRHSELYHELNQKFHTFDRYRSQSTAKEKPSPGERPGLSQQRRHQSWSTFKSMTLGSLPPKPRERLALHRAAAWEPTEPPDGDFQTEV from the exons ATGACCCCAGCCTGTCCCCTCTTACTATCTGTGATTCTGTCCCTGCGCCTGGCCGCCGCCTTCGACCCCGCCCCCAGTGCCTGCTCCGCCCTGGCCTCAGGGGTGCTCTACGGGGCCTTCTCACTGCAGGACCTCTTCCCCACCATCGCCTCGGGCTGCTCCTGGACCCTGGAGAACCCAGACCCGACCAAGTACTCCCTCTACCTGCGCTTCAACCGCCAGGAGCAGGTGTGCACCCACTTTGCCCCTCGCCTGCTGCCCCTGGACCACTACCTGGTCAACTTTACCTGCCTGCGGCCCAGCCCCGAGGAGGCAGAGGCCCAGGCGGGGTCGGAGCTGGGGCGGcccgaggaggaggagaaggaggaggaggaagccgcGGGGTTGGAGCTCTGCGGTGGCTCCGGCCCCTTCACCTTCCTGCACTTCGACAAGAACTTCGTGCAGCTGTGCCTGTCGGCCGAGCCCTCCGAGGCCCCGCGCCTGCTGGCGCCCGCGGCCCTGGCCTTCCGCTTCGTCGAGGTCTTGctcatcaacaacaacaactccaGCCAGTTCACCTGCGGGGTCCTCTGCCGCTGGAGTGAGGAGTGCAGCCGCGCGGCCGGCAGGGCCTGTGGCTTCGCCCAACCAGGCTGCAGCTGCCCCGGTGAGGCAGGGGCCGGCCCCGCCGCCACCACCACGCCTCCGGGTCCTCCTGCTGCCCACACCCTGTCCAATGCCCTGGTGCCCGGGGGCCCCGCCCCACCTGCCGAGGCTGATTTGCACTCGGGGAGCAGCAATGACTTGTTCACCACGGAGATGAGATATG GTGAGGAGCCGGAAGAGGAACCGAAGGTGAAAACCCAGTGGCCAAGGTCTGCAGATGAGCCTGGGCTGTACATGGCGCAGACAG GCGACCCGGCAGCTGAGGAGTGGTCCCCGTGGAGCGTGTGTTCCCTGACGTGTGGGCAGGGCCTGCAGGTGCGGACCCGCTCCTGCGTGTCCTCCCCCTATGGGACCCTGTGCAGCGGGCCCCTGCGGGAGACCCGGCCCTGCAACAATTCAGCCACCTGCCCAG TGCACGGCGTGTGGGAGGAGTGGGggtcctggagcctgtgctcccgcAGCTGCGGGCGGGGGTCCCGGAGCCGGATGCGGACCTGCGTGCCCCCCCAGCACGGCGGCAAGGCCTGCGAGGGTCCCGAGCTGCAGACTAAGCTCTGCAGTATGGCCGCTTGCCCGG TGGAAGGCCAGTGGCTAGAATGGGGTCCCTGGGGCCCATGTTCCACGTCTTGTGCCAACGGGACCCAGCAGCGCAGCCGGAAGTGCAGCGTGGCGGGCCCAGCATGGGCCACATGTGCCGGGGCCCTCACTGACACCCGGGAGTGCGGCAACCTTGAGTGCCCGG CCACAGATGGCAAGTGGGGGCCGTGGAACGCGTGGAGCCTGTGTTCCAAGACATGTGACACAGGCTGGCAGCGCCGTTTCCGCATGTGCCAGGCCACGGGCGCTCAGGGCTATCCCTGCGAGGGCACTGGCGAGGAGGTGAAGCCCTGCAGCGAGAAGAGGTGTCCAG CCTTCCATGAGATGTGCAGGGACGAGTACGTGATGCTGATGACGTGGAAAAAGGCGGCCGCTGGCGAGATCATCTACAACAAGTGCCCCCCCAATGCCTCAG GGTCTGCCAGCCGCCGCTGTCTCCTCAGTGCCCAGGGTGTGGCCTACTGGGGGCTGCCCAGCTTTGCCCGCTGCATCTCCCACGAGTACCGCTACCTGTATCTGTCA CTTCGGGAGCACCTGGCCAAGGGGCAGCGCATGCTGGCGGGCGAGGGCATGTCTCAGGTGGTGCGCAGCCTGCAGGAGCTCCTGGCCCGGCGCACCTACTACAGCGGGGACCTGCTTTTCTCTGTGGACATTCTGAGGAACGTCACTGACACCTTCAAGAGAGCCACCTACGTGCCCTCGGCTGATGACGTGCAG CGCTTCTTCCAGGTGGTGAGCTTCATGGTAGATGCAGAGAACAAGGACAAGTGGGATGACGCTCAGCAG GTGTCTCCGGGCTCTGTGCACCTGCTCCGGGTCGTGGAAGACTTCATTCACCTGGTGGGCGATGCTCTCAAGGCCTTCCAGAGCTCTCTGATTGTCACAGATAACCTGG TGATCAGCATTCAGCGAGAGCCCGTCTCCGCTGTTTCCAGTGACATCACGTTCCCCATGCGGGGCCGCCGGGGCATGAAGGACTGGGTGCGGTACTCAGAGGACCGCCTCTTCCTACCCAAGGAGGtgctcagcctctcctccccaggGAAGCCGGCTGCATCTGGGGCAGCAGGCAGcctgggcagagggagaggccCAGGAACCGTGCCCCCTGGCCCCGGCCACTCCCACCAGCGCCTCCTCCCGGCAGACCCCGAGGATTCCTCCTCCTACTTTGTGATTGGTGCTGTGCTTTACCGCACCCTGGGCCTCATCCTGCCACCTCCCAG GCCCCCGCTGGCTGTCACATCCAGGGTGATGACAGTGACCGTGAGGCCTCCCACCCAGCCACTAGCTGAGCCCCTCATCACAGTGGAGCTCTCCTACATCATCAAT GGCACCACGGATCCCCACTGTGCCAGCTGGGACTACTCCAGAGC AGATGCCAGCTCAGGGGACTGGGACACCGAGAGCTGTCAGACGCTGGAGACGCAGGCAGCCCACACCCGCTGCCAGTGCCAGCGCCTGTCCACCTTCGCCGTGCTGGCCCAGCCGCCCAAGGACCTG ACCCTGGAGCTGGCGGGGTCCCCCTCGGTCCCCCTTGTGATCGGCTGTGCTGTGTCCTGCATGGCACTGCTCACCCTGCTTGCCATCTACGCCGCCTTCTGGAG GTTCATAAAGTCGGAACGCTCCATCATCTTGCTGAACTTCTGCCTGTCCATCCTGGCGTCCAACATCCTGATCCTTGTGGGCCAGTCGCGGGTGCTGAGCAAG GGTGTGTGCACCATGACCGCTGCCTTCCTGCACTTCTTCTTTCTGTCGTCCTTCTGCTGGGTGCTCACTGAGGCCTGGCAGTCCTACCTGGCTGTCATTGGGCGGATGCGCACCCGCCTTGTCCGCAAGCGCTTCCTCTGCCTGGGCTGGG GTCTGCCTGCCCTGGTGGTGGCCGTGTCCGTCGGCTTTACCCGCACCAAAGGATACGGTACATCCAGCTA CTGCTGGCTCTCTCTGGAGGGTGGCCTGCTTTATGCCTTCGTGGGCCCGGCAGCTGTCATTGTCCTG GTGAATATGCTCATCGGAATCATCGTCTTCAACAAGCTCATGGCTCGTGATGGCATCTCAGACAAGTCCAAGAAGCAGAGGGCCGG GGCCTCGCTCTGGAGCTCCTGCGTGGTGCTGCCCCTGCTGGCGCTCACCTGGATGTCCGCTGTCCTGGCCATGACAGACCGCCGCTCCGTCCTCTTCCAGGCCCTGTTCGCGGTCTTCAACTCTGCGCAGGGCTTTGTCATCACGGCCGTCCACTGCTTCCTGCGCCGAGAG GTCCAGGACGTGGTGAAGTGCCAGATGGGCGTGTGCCGGGCCGATGAGAGTGAAGACTCCCCCGACTCGTGTAAGAACGGGCAGCTGCAGATCCTG TCAGACTTTGAAAAAGATGTGGATCTGGCTTGTCAGACAG TGCTGTTCAAGGAGGTCAACACTTGCAACCCATCCACCATCACGGGCACGCTGTCCCGCTTGTCTCTGGACGAGGACGAGGAGCCCAAGTCCTGCCTCGTGGGCCCTGAGGGCAGCCTCAGCTTCTCACCACTGCCTGGCAACATCCTGGTGCCCATGGCAGCCTcgccagggctgggggagccacCGCCCCCCCAGGAGGCCAACCCCGTGTACATGTGTGGTGAGGGTGGCCTGCGGCAGCTGGACCTCACGTGGCTGCGGCCGACCGAGCCGGGCTCCGAGGGGGACTACATGGTGCTGCCCCGGAGGACTCTGAGCCTGCAGCCTGGCGGCGGGGGTGGAGGTGCCGAGGATCCCCCGCGGGCCCGGCCTGAGGGCACGCCCCGGCGGGCCTCCAAGTCCCTGGGCCACACCGAAGCCTACCCCAGCTTCCTCTCTGTGGAACACTcgggcctggggctgggccctGCCTATGGGTCTCTACAGAACCCCTACGGGATGACCTTCCAACCGCCGCCACCAACACCCAGCGCCCGCCAGGTGCCGGAGCCGGGGGAGCGCAGCCGGACCATGCCCCGAACTGTACCCGGCTCCACCATGAAGCTGGGCTCCCTGGAG CGAAAGAAGTTACGGTATTCAGACCTGGACTTTGAG AAGGTGATGCACACCCGGAAACGACACTCGGAACTCTACCACGAGCTCAACCAGAAGTTCCACACTTTCGACCGCTACCGCAGCCAGTCCACGGCCAAG GAGAAGCCCAGTCCAGGGGAGCGTCCTGGCTTGTCCCAACAGCGGCGACATCAGAGCTGGAGCACCTTCAAGTCTATGACGCTGGGCTCGCTGCCCCCCAAGCCCCGAGAGCGGCTGGCCCTGCACCGGGCAGCAGCCTGGGAACCCACAGAACCACCGGATGGCGACTTCCAGACGGAGGTGTGA